GAACTCGCAGCGGGTTCCGAGGCGTCGATCTGTGTGCTTGCAAGCGGCGACCCGATGTTGCACGGAATCGGCGCGACCCTCTCGCGGCGCATGGCTCCAGAGGCACTTTTGGTCTACCCGCACCAGTCGGCATTCGCGCTGGCCTGTGCGGCTCTGCGCTGGCCTGCAGCCGAGGTCGAACTGGTGAGCGCCGTTGCCGCGCCGCCGGAAATCGTCTCGTCGCTACTGCAACCTGACCGAAGGATCGTCGCGTACGTGAGCGGCGCGGCTGGCGCGGCGGGCGTGGCGCGGGTACTGACCGAACACGGCTATGGCCAAAGTCGATTTGTCGTGCAGCAGAGACTCGGATCCGATGAAGAAGAGATCGTTGATTCGACCGCCGACCAGTGGGGGGCGCGAGAAGCCGACCCCCTGCATCTTGTGGCGATCGAGTGTCGTGCGTCGGCGGACACGGCTTTGCGCCAACGATCGCCTGGTCTACCCGACGACGCGTTCGCAAATGATGGCCAGCTGACCAAGCAACTCGTGCGAGCGACGACGCTCGCCGCGCTCGCGCCCACGCCGCAATCGTTGCTGTGGGACATCGGTGCAGGAAGCGGCTCGATCGCGATCGAATGGATGCGTGCGGAGCCGACCAGCAGCGCCATAGCGATCGAGTCGCGCAAAGCTCGCGCTGAGCGAATCGAATCGAACGCCCTTCAGCTCGGAACCCCCGGACTGAAGGTGCTGTGCGCCAAAGCGCCGGAGGCGCTGGTCGAGCTCGAGGCGCCGCAGGCAATCTTCATCGGCGGCGGCGTGACCGAGATTGGCATGGTCGAAGCCTGCTGGAGCGCATTGCCACCGGGGGGCCGCATAGTCGCCAACGTCGTGACACTCGAAGGCGAGCGCGTGATCGCAAGCGCGCTGCAGCAATACGGCGGTCGTATGGCGCGCATCGAGATCAGCCATGCGAAGCCGATCGGCGGCTTCACCGGTTGGCGTGCGCAAATGCCCGTTGTTCAATGGGCCGCGCAGAAGGACCGGAAGTGACGGTTCACTTCATCGGTGCCGGACCGGGCGCAGCCGATCTGCTCACGCTTCGGGGGCAGCGCCTGATCGCGGAGGCACCGGTGTGCGTGTACGCAGGCGCTCTGGTTCCGCAGGAGATAATCGAGCATGCCCCAGCTGGTGCGCGACTTGTCGACACGCAGAATCTAGATCTCGATCAGATCGTCAGCGAACTGCAATCCGCCTACGAGCGGGGCGAGGATGTTGCGCGCCTGCAATCGGGTGACCTCTCGATCTACAGCGCGCTCGCCGAGCAGACGAGGCGACTCGACGCACTCGAAATCCCTTGGGACATGACGCCAGGAGTCCCGGCGTTTGCATCTGTCGCTGCGACTCTGAGTCGGGAGTTCACAGTACCCGGAGTCGCGCAGACGGTGATTTTGACGAGGTACGGGCGCCGAGCTTCGCCGATGCCAAAGGGGGAGGCGCTGGCCTCGCTCGCAGCGCACGGCACGACGATGGTCATCCATCTTGGTGCAAACGCGATCGAAGAGATTGTCGAAGCGCTGACGCCCGCGTACGGACCACACTGTCCGGCCGCGGTCGTGGCGAACGCGAGCAGATCCGAGGAAGTCGTATTGAGGGCAGGCCTCGAAACGATCGCCACAAAAGTGCGCGCAGCGGGCGTGCGGCGCGCCGCCACGATCGTTGTCGGGCCCGCCCTCGCGGACTCCGCGTTCCAGGACAGCCACCTCTATTCGCACTCGCGCGATCGCAGGCAAAGCAATTGAGCGCGCTAGCTGACACTCGCCCTGCGCAGCAGGTAGGTATCCATCACCCAGCCCTTTTTGGCGCGAGCAGCCGCGCGGACTGCTTGGATCTGCTCAGAGACCTCGTTGAGCTGACCGGCGATCAGAATCTCATCGGCCGTGCCCAAGTACGCCCCCCAAAAGATCTCGATGCCATCACCGGACAGGTGGCGGAAGGAGCAGTCAGCATCAAGCATCACGACGACGTCTTCGACGGAGTTGGGAAATCCGTCGGCGAGACGCCTGCCCGTCGTGATCATCACCGGCCCGCCGACGCGGTTGAGTGGAATTCGATGCCGAGCCGTCAGCGCGTGAACGCTACTGATGCCAGCGATCACCTCGTACTCGAAGGCGACAACGCCCGCTTCGAGGATCTGGTCGAACACCGCGAGCGTGCTGTCATAGAGCGACGGATCGCCCCAGACCAAAAATCCGCCGACGTCCTCTTCGCCGAGTTCTTCGACAATCGAAGATTCCCATTGGCGAGCCCGCCGTTCACGCCAGTCGTCGACCGCGACGGCATACTGCTGCGCGGTGCGATCACGCTCGGGATCCTGAAGCTCGACGACGCGGTACTGATGATCATCGATGTAACGCGCAAATATGTCTTTTCGGAGCTGCACGAGTTCGTCGGTGCCGCCGCTTTTGGCGATGACGAAAAACACATCAACTGCGTTGAGTGCTTCAACTGCCTGAACGGTGACGTGTTCGGGATCGCCCGCCCCAATGCCGATTGCGTAGAGCTTCCTCACTCTGTCTCACGGGTGGCGGCGGCGTGATTTTGATCCTCGGTGGCACCGCTGAGGCGCGCGAGCTCGCCAACCATCTGGTCGCGAGCAGGGTGCCGGTCACATCGTCGCTCGCCGGGCGCGTGGCCCGCCCGCGCCTTCCGCAAGGTGCCGTCAGGGTTGGCGGCTTCGGGGGCCCCGTGGCGTTTGCCGTGTGGCTCCGCGAGAATGCGATCGCTGCAGTGGTCGACGCGACGCACCCCTTCGCAGAGCGCATTTCTGCGTCCGCCGCGCAAGCCTGCAGCCGGGCCGGCGTCGCTCTGTTGCGCCTTCAGCGCCCAGGGTGGACGGAACGCCCTGGTGACAATTGGACTTGGGTGAGCGATTTGAGCGCTGCTGCGTCGCTGATCCCGGCGCTGGGCGATCGCGTCCTGCTGACGACCGGCCGTCAGGGGCTGCCAGCGTTTCGCGATGTCGACGGCGCTTGGTTTCTGATCCGCTGCGTCGATCCGCCCGATACGCCTTTGCGATTGCAGCACCGGCTGCTCCTCAGCCGCGGCCCTTACGAGCTCGAAGGCGAGCTTGGTTTGATCGACGAGCACCGCATAAATCTCGTCGTCACGAAAGACAGCGGCGGGGCGCTGACCGAGGCGAAGCTTGACGCGGCCCGTGAACGCGGCTTGCCG
This is a stretch of genomic DNA from Solirubrobacterales bacterium. It encodes these proteins:
- the cbiE gene encoding precorrin-6y C5,15-methyltransferase (decarboxylating) subunit CbiE codes for the protein MTDRPLVIAGIGADGWQGLGRDAREAILAADQVIGSRRQLALLPELDAELRPWPSPIGPLVDELAAGSEASICVLASGDPMLHGIGATLSRRMAPEALLVYPHQSAFALACAALRWPAAEVELVSAVAAPPEIVSSLLQPDRRIVAYVSGAAGAAGVARVLTEHGYGQSRFVVQQRLGSDEEEIVDSTADQWGAREADPLHLVAIECRASADTALRQRSPGLPDDAFANDGQLTKQLVRATTLAALAPTPQSLLWDIGAGSGSIAIEWMRAEPTSSAIAIESRKARAERIESNALQLGTPGLKVLCAKAPEALVELEAPQAIFIGGGVTEIGMVEACWSALPPGGRIVANVVTLEGERVIASALQQYGGRMARIEISHAKPIGGFTGWRAQMPVVQWAAQKDRK
- the cobM gene encoding precorrin-4 C(11)-methyltransferase; this encodes MTVHFIGAGPGAADLLTLRGQRLIAEAPVCVYAGALVPQEIIEHAPAGARLVDTQNLDLDQIVSELQSAYERGEDVARLQSGDLSIYSALAEQTRRLDALEIPWDMTPGVPAFASVAATLSREFTVPGVAQTVILTRYGRRASPMPKGEALASLAAHGTTMVIHLGANAIEEIVEALTPAYGPHCPAAVVANASRSEEVVLRAGLETIATKVRAAGVRRAATIVVGPALADSAFQDSHLYSHSRDRRQSN
- a CDS encoding precorrin-6A synthase (deacetylating); protein product: MRKLYAIGIGAGDPEHVTVQAVEALNAVDVFFVIAKSGGTDELVQLRKDIFARYIDDHQYRVVELQDPERDRTAQQYAVAVDDWRERRARQWESSIVEELGEEDVGGFLVWGDPSLYDSTLAVFDQILEAGVVAFEYEVIAGISSVHALTARHRIPLNRVGGPVMITTGRRLADGFPNSVEDVVVMLDADCSFRHLSGDGIEIFWGAYLGTADEILIAGQLNEVSEQIQAVRAAARAKKGWVMDTYLLRRASVS
- a CDS encoding cobalt-precorrin-6A reductase, which gives rise to MILILGGTAEARELANHLVASRVPVTSSLAGRVARPRLPQGAVRVGGFGGPVAFAVWLRENAIAAVVDATHPFAERISASAAQACSRAGVALLRLQRPGWTERPGDNWTWVSDLSAAASLIPALGDRVLLTTGRQGLPAFRDVDGAWFLIRCVDPPDTPLRLQHRLLLSRGPYELEGELGLIDEHRINLVVTKDSGGALTEAKLDAARERGLPVIVVRRPQNLVARNVETVADAILWLRDRSHSG